The proteins below are encoded in one region of Salmo salar chromosome ssa02, Ssal_v3.1, whole genome shotgun sequence:
- the LOC106586907 gene encoding patatin-like phospholipase domain-containing protein 6 isoform X3, with protein MGQSTSEQEGQEHADAHLEEGFNNIKAFVEEELQTSMMMGMVIGAGIAIILIAILIFFMLRRIQLRNLQAQEAPKYRFRKRDKVMFYGRKIMRKVSQSTSSLVGTASSTRPRLKKKQKMLNIAKKILRFKKEVPTLVAKEPPPSVLEADLTEFDVANSHLPSEVLYMLKNVRVLGHFEKPLFLELCKHMVFLQFQQGEYVFRPGQPDSSIYVVQDGKLELCLTGMDGKDGVVKEVYPGDSVHSLLSILDVITGHQKPYRTVSARAAEVSTVLRLPVEAFLSIFEKYPESLVRVVQIIMVRLQRVTVLALHNYLGLTNELFSHEMQLLRLLPLSPHPVPRTSPQRHGKRFGSLTVPVEDREAAVKDAPDPGKDGATVPPTLSRTISMPVDIAGMQKNLRSDFDMAYERGRISVSAEDGNTPPTYSRDQRERRVTVDEVPSGVYLYPEEEGGPDNQFSPGPGPVPGRPSPALFEEALKELLKLMRIEDPALLNGRVTLHHAKAGTVLARQGDQDVSLHFVLSGCLHVYQRMIGKQDAVCLFVTQPGEMVGQLAVLTGEPLIFTIKANRDCTFLKISKSDFYEIMREQPSVVLSAAHTVAIRMSPFVRQMDFAIDWMAVEAGRALYRQDDQSDCTYIVLNGRLRSVIRKANGKKELVGEYGRGDLIGVVEALTRQPRATTVHAVRDTELVKLPEGTLNNIKRRYPQVVTRLIHLLGQKILGNLQQARGPFSGSALGLSSVASSPDVTNPASNLSTVAVLPICDEVPINAFNLELSHALSAIGPTLLLTSDIIRERLGASALDNIHEYRLSGWLAQQEDINRIVLYQTDSSMTPWTQRCIRQADCILIVGLGEQEPALGQLEQMLENTAVRALKQLVLLHKEDGSGPSRTVEWLNMRSWCSGHLHLRCPRRVFSRRSPSKLREVYEKVFEKTADRHSDFSRLARVLTGNSIALVLGGGGARGCSHVGVIKAMEEAGIPIDIVGGTSIGSFIGALYAEERSAVRTKQRAREWSKAMNSVFKTILDLTYPITSMFTGAAFNTSISKVFQDKQAEDLWLPYFNVTTDITASAMRVHQDGSLWRYVRASASYTPYLPPLCDPKDGHLLVDGCYVNNVPADIARNMGAKTVIAIDVGSQDETDLCNYGDSLSGWWLLWKRINPWAEKVKVPDMAEIQSRLAYVSCVRQLEVVKKSAYCEYIRPPIDRFKTMDFGKFDEIYDVGYQHGKLLFTGWARGDIIDNMLKDHRSADYNDSKTKTDSCTCPGSDFTDLAEIVSRIEPVQTYVDPDADAAEAGDESDCLTEYEEDGMDTVREEEEEEGEEEEEEEEEGEQELDDLSPGEWGQNGVFQADEEKSVRQRRKTEGDSNSYSELSDC; from the exons ACCTGCAAGCCCAGGAGGCCCCCAAGTATCGATTCCGCAAGAGGGACAAGGTCATGTTCTATGGGCGAAAGATCATGCGCAAG GTGTCCCAGTCCACCTCTTCCCTGGTGGGCACAGCCTCTTCCACACGCCCACGACTTAAAAAGAAGCAGAAAATGCTCAACATTGCCAAAAA gatTCTGCGTTTTAAGAAGGAAGTGCCCACCCTGGTAGCTAAGGAGCCTCCTCCCTCAGTGCTGGAGGCCGACCTTACAGAGTTTGACGTGGCCAACTCCCACCTGCCCTCCGAGGTGCTCTACATGCTCAAGAACGTCCG TGTGCTGGGCCACTTTGAGAAGCCTCTGTTCCTGGAGCTGTGTAAACACATGGTGTTCCTGCAGTTCCAACAGGGAGAGTACGTCTTCAGACCGGGCCAGCCTGACAGCAGCATCTACGTGGTGCAGGACGGAAAACTAGAACTGTGCCTTACTggaatg GACGGCAAGGACGGTGTGGTGAAGGAGGTGTACCCCGGAGACAGTGTCCACAGCCTCCTCAGCATCCTGGACGTCATCACC GGACACCAGAAGCCGTACAGGACGGTGTCGGCGCGGGCGGCTGAGGTGTCCACCGTACTGCGTCTACCTGTTGaggccttcctctccatctttgaGAAGTACCCTGAGAGCCTGGTGCGGGTTGTCCAG ATCATCATGGTTCGTCTCCAAAGAGTAACCGTTCTGGCGCTGCACAACTACCTAGGGCTCACCAACGAGCTCTTTAGCCAT GAGATGCAGCTCCTGCGCCTGCTGCCCCTGTCCCCCCACCCCGTGCCCCGCACCAGCCCCCAGCGCCACGGCAAGCGTTTCGGTAGCCTGACCGTGCCCGTGGAGGACCGCGAGGCCGCCGTGAAGGACGCACCAGATCCTGGGAAGGATGGAGCCACAGTCCCACCAACCCTCAGCAGGACCATCTCCATGCCTGTAGACATCGCCG GCATGCAGAAGAATCTGCGGTCGGATTTCGATATGGCCTACGAGAGGGGACGGATCTCCGTTTCCGCTGAGGACGGCAACACACCACCCACCTATTCACGG GACCAGCGGGAGAGGAGGGTGACCGTAGACGAGGTGCCGTCGGGGGTGTACCTGTACCCCGAGGAGGAAGGGGGTCCGGACAACCAGTTCTCACCAGGACCAGGACCCGTCCCCGGTCGCCCCAGCCCTGCCCTGTTCGAGGAGGCCCTGAAGGAGCTCCTCAAACTCATGAGGATCGAG GACCCTGCTCTGCTGAATGGGAGAGTGACTCTGCACCACGCCAAGGCAGGAACTGTGCTGGCTAGACAAGGAGACCAG GATGTAAGTCTCCACTTCGTCCTGTCCGGCTGCCTCCACGTGTACCAGCGGATGATCGGCAAGCAGGATGCGGTGTGTCTGTTTGTCACCCAGCCGGGTGAGATGGTGGGCCAGCTGGCCGTGTTGACTGGAGAACCCCTCATCTTCACCATCAAGGCCAACAGAGACTGCACCTTCCTCAAGATCTCCAAGTCTGACTTCTACGA GATCATGAGAGAACAGCCCAGTGTGGTTCTGAGTGCAGCCCATACCGTAGCCATCCGCATGTCCCCCTTCGTCAGACAGATGGACTTCGCCATAGACTGGATGGCTGTGGAGGCCGGCAGAGCCCTCTATAG GCAGGATGACCAGTCGGACTGCACCTACATAGTTCTGAATGGACGGCTCCGTTCTGTTATACGTAAAGCTAACGGGAAGAAGGAGCTGGTAGGAGAGTACGGTCGAGGAGACCTCATAGGAGTG GTTGAGGCTCTGACCCGACAGCCCAGAGCCACCACGGTCCACGCGGTCAGAGACACAGAGCTGGTCAAGCTACCAGAGGGAACGCTCAACAACATCAAGAGGAGGTACCCACAGGTGGTCACCAGGTTGATCCACCTGCTGGGACAGAAGATCCTGGGGAACCTGCAACAGGCCCGCGGACCATtctcag GTTCTGCCCTCGGCCTGTCCAGCGTAGCATCCAGCCCTGACGTCACCAACCCGGCCAGTAACCTGTCCACTGTGGCCGTACTGCCCATCTGTGACGAGGTGCCAATCAACGCCTTCAACCTGGAGCTCAGCCATGCCCTCAGCGCCATAG GACCTACCCTGCTGCTGACCAGTGACATCATCAGAGAGCGACTGGGGGCCTCCGCTCTGGATAA TATCCATGAGTaccgtctgtctggctggctggcccaGCAGGAGGACATCAACAGGATAGTCCtgtaccagacagacagcagtatgACCCCCTGGACCCAGCGCTGCATCAGACAGGCTGACTGCATCCTCATCGTGGGTCTGGGTGAACAGGAACCGGCACTGGGACAG ttagAGCAGATGTTGGAGAACACCGCGGTGAGGGCTCTGAAACAGCTGGTGCTGCTCCATAAAGAGGACGGCTCGGGGCCCTCCAGGACCGTAGAGTGGCTCAACATGAGGAGCTGGTGCTCTGGACACCTCCACCTCCGCTGCCCCCGCCGGGTCTTCTCACGACGCAGCCCCTCAAAACTG agggaggtgtaTGAGAAGGTGTTTGAGAAGACAGCGGACAGACACAGTGATTTCTCTCGGCTGGCCCGGGTACTGACTGGGAACAGCATCGCTCTGgtactgggaggaggaggagccag AGGCTGCTCCCACGTGGGAGTGATCAAGGCCATGGAGGAGGCAGGGATCCCCATCGATATCGTGGGCGGGACGTCCATCGGGTCGTTCATCGGGGCGCTGTACGCCGAGGAGAGGAGTGCGGTGCGCACCAAGCAGAGAGCCCGCGAGTGGTCCAAG gcGATGAACTCCGTGTTCAAGACCATCCTTGACCTGACCTATCCCATCACCTCAATGTTCACCGGCGCCGCCTTCAACACCAGCATCTCCAAAGTGTTCCAGGACAAGCAGgctgag GACCTGTGGTTGCCCTACTTCAACGTGACTACTGACATCACGGCGTCGGCCATGCGGGTGCACCAAGACG GCTCGCTGTGGCGCTATGTTAGAGCGAGTGCCTCCTACACCCCCTATTTACCTCCGCTCTGCGACCCCAAGGATGGCCACCTGCTTGTGGATGGTTGCTATGTTAACAATGTCCCAG CGGACATCGCGAGGAACATGGGCGCCAAGACTGTCATCGCCATCGACGTAGGTAGCCAGGACGAGACGGACCTCTGTAACTACGGCGACAGTCTGTCGGGCTGGTGGTTGCTGTGGAAACGGATCAACCCCTGGGCAGAGAAAGTGAAG gttCCAGACATGGCAGAGATCCAGTCCAGGCTGGCTTATGTGTCGTGTGTACGTCAGCTGGAAGTGGTTAAGAAGAGTGCCTACTGTGAGTACATCAGACCACCCATCGACCGCTTCAAGACAATGGACTTCGGCAAGTTTGATGAGATCTAC gatGTGGGCTACCAGCACGGCAAGCTGCTCTTCACCGGCTGGGCCCGTGGTGACATCATCGACAACATGCTCAAGGACCACCGCTCGGCAGACTACAACGACAGCAAGACCAAGACGGAC TCCTGTACGTGTCCAGGGTCAGACTTCACTGACCTGGCTGAGATAGTGTCCAGGATTGAGCCGGTCCAGACCTACGTCGATCCCGACGCTGATGCTGCTGAGG CGGGGGACGAGTCAGACTGCCTGACGGAGTATGAGGAGGACGGGATGGACAcggtgagagaagaggaggaggaggagggggaggaagaggaggaggaggaggaagagggggaacaGGAACTCGATGACCTCTCCCCCGGAGAGTGGGGCCAGAACGGAGTCTTCCAGGCG GATGAGGAGAAGTCAGTCCGCCAGCGGAGGAAAACAGAAGGTGACTCGAACAGCTACTCCGAGCTCTCCGACTgctga